From the genome of Astatotilapia calliptera chromosome 3, fAstCal1.2, whole genome shotgun sequence:
AGAAGAAgggtttttctttgtcacaTTCATCAGAGCTCCATTTTCCTGATCTGTTTAACAGAGTCATAGCACATGTCTTGTTGCTTTGTTCATCATTGAATAACTGCATATCCCAGTATCTGAAAGAGGAATTACTCCCATCTGACCACCTCCAGCTGTCTCTGAACAGACCGACCCATGCGCTAAAAGGAGTTGCCTTCGATTTCACAAGGGCCTCAATTTCTTCTCCATCAACCTGATCGAGTCCACTGGCCAAGTCAGTGTAATTATATCTGCAGTAGCTCTGAGCCTCTGTCCAGTTCTTATACTCCTCAATCAAATATGTTTTATTGTCTTTCTTCATTCCTGTGAAAccaacataaaaaacacacaaagacatccCCCAATAATTTATCTTTAGAAACCCTCCACCTTTTTAATCACATGTGATAACATCACATttcatactttttatttattttcacatctcCTCACCATCATAGCAGATGAACCACATAGTACTGTCACATGAAACATCTACCAGCTTGTCtcttttcctcccacagtttccAGGCCCAGGTTCAGTTTCTTGTCTTCCATTCTGATTCCAGCTGCTGTCATTTTGAATGTATTCCACTCCTGGCAGAGACCAATGCCACGTCCTGTTTCCacctgtgttgttgttcagtcCAATCCAGGCTTCTCCTTGATTCTGTGTGGAGTTACGGAGTCTGCTCATGTCTGTCATGTCAAACACTTTGGCCAGGTCTGTATATTTCTCTCTGCAGTATGTCTGTGCTTCAGACCAGCTCTTGTTTTCTGCAATAAAGTGGTACTCATACAGGCGGCATGTAAAGAGGCAACCCTGAcctaaaatacagaaatatgatAAACATAATATATGTTCTGTTAGAAGAAAGCATTCAATGAGCAAACTCAAACTCGACAGCACTGGTAAAATTATCTACTTACCCATCAGAATATGCAGAAATAATATCCAGTGCATCTTAGCCCTGtcagatgaaaatgaaaataaagattcCAACAGATTTTGTGTGCTGGACTAATGCATGTATGTCACAATTCTTCTCTGTTCATGGAGATATTTAGAACATGTTAGGAACATGCAAATTAGGTTTGTTCTTCCTACAAAATGCACAGACTGTCACTACAGCACAAACTAGATGAGTGAGACATTCAGCTGACAGTAATGACTCCATCTGTGAAAGGAGAGGTTTTTAACATTAAGAACTTACATGGTTTTCCCGTTGACTCTGCTCGCTCTTGTCTCGCCCTTCTTTTCTTGCTCCTGT
Proteins encoded in this window:
- the LOC113019189 gene encoding macrophage mannose receptor 1-like, which gives rise to MAKMHWILFLHILMGQGCLFTCRLYEYHFIAENKSWSEAQTYCREKYTDLAKVFDMTDMSRLRNSTQNQGEAWIGLNNNTGGNRTWHWSLPGVEYIQNDSSWNQNGRQETEPGPGNCGRKRDKLVDVSCDSTMWFICYDGMKKDNKTYLIEEYKNWTEAQSYCRYNYTDLASGLDQVDGEEIEALVKSKATPFSAWVGLFRDSWRWSDGSNSSFRYWDMQLFNDEQSNKTCAMTLLNRSGKWSSDECDKEKPFFCYDDKLILIKENKTWKEALDYCRESHRGLVSITNPYQQRWAEVRAKNASSPFVWLGLRYSCTLDLWFWVNDKLVCYEKWSREGKTEDCGRAVGMMRGGPYEWVSQRDNETYNFICSLE